One genomic region from Mangifera indica cultivar Alphonso chromosome 17, CATAS_Mindica_2.1, whole genome shotgun sequence encodes:
- the LOC123199977 gene encoding probable cyclic nucleotide-gated ion channel 14 isoform X1, with amino-acid sequence MEFNKEKLVRFYNDESLPVFKSSAPLSKTEGNMVERNRPSSKIPKFGGGFKVFPENIEPWRKRILDPGSEVILQWNRVFLFWCLVALFVDPLLFYLPSVEQNGNSSCMTTDLNLGITVTCFRTFADAFYLLHVFVKFRTAYVSPSSRVFGRGELVMDPKEISWRYMKSDFFIDVLAALPLPQIVIWFIIPAIRSSSADHTNNTLVLIVLLQYVPRLYLIFPLSSQIIKATGVVTKTAWAGAAYNLVLYMLASHVLGASWYLLSIERYATCWKSECRKEFSPAKCYLFYLDCGTLNDHDRQLWENGTVVFNNCDPTNSNGFQYGIFGSALANNVVSSDFLEKYFYCLWWGLQNLRILIYLFYFVNFSSYGQSLNTTTFIGETIFAILIAILGLVLFAHLIGNMQTYLQSITVRLEEWRLKRRDTEEWMRHRQLPQDLRERVRRFVQYKWLATRGVDEESILCALPTDLRRDIQRHLCLDLVRRVPFFSQMDDQLLDAICERLVSSLSTQGTLIVREGDPVTEMLFIIRGRLESSTTNGGRKGFFNSITLRPGDFCGEELLAWALLPKSTVNLPSSTRTVKSLVEVEAFVLRAEDLKFVANQFRRLHSRKLQHTFRFYSHHWRTWAACFIQAAWRRFKKRKMARNLSTMESFSYTNYEQEDEDHRSSESSSSAHAKQHLGVTILASRFAKNARRGARKIKDVELPKLQKPEEPDFSTEPDED; translated from the exons ATGGAGTTCAATAAAGAGAAGCTAGTgag GTTTTACAACGATGAGTCTTTGCCTGTGTTCAAATCATCTGCTCCTTTGTCGAAAACAGAAGGAAATATGGTTGAAAGAAACAGACCCTCTTCAAAAATTCCGAAATTTGGAGGAGGGTTCAAAGTTTTCCCTGAAAATATAGAGCCTTGGAGGAAGCGAATTCTTGATCCGGGAAGTGAAGTTATCTTACAGTGGAACAGGGTTTTTCTCTTCTGGTGCTTGGTAGCTTTATTTGTTGACCCATTGCTTTTTTATCTTCCTTCAGTGGAACAGAATGGTAACAGTTCATGTATGACAACTGATTTGAATTTGGGGATCACTGTGACTTGTTTCCGAACTTTTGCGGATGCCTTTTATCTGTTGCATGTGTTTGTAAAGTTTAGGACTGCTTATGTATCTCCTAGTTCAAGAGTTTTTGGAAGAGGTGAACTTGTTATGGATCCAAAGGAGATTTCATGGCGGTATATGAAATCGGATTTTTTCATAGATGTACTGGCAGCACTACCCCTTCCTCAG ATTGTCATATGGTTCATTATACCAGCAATCAGAAGCTCCTCCGCTGATCATACCAACAACACTCTTGTGTTGATTGTTCTGCTCCAATATGTTCCGCGCTTATATCTGATTTTCCCCTTAAGTTCCCAGATTATCAAAGCCACTGGAGTTGTCACAAAGACTGCTTGGGCTGGTGCTGCATATAATCTTGTTTTGTACATGTTGGCCAGTCAT GTCTTAGGAGCATCCTGGTATCTGTTGTCGATTGAACGGTATGCAACATGCTGGAAATCTGAATGCAGAAAGGAATTTAGTCCTGCAAAATGCTATCTTTTTTACTTGGATTGTGGCACACTGAATGATCATGATAGGCAGTTATGGGAAAATGGTACTGTTGTGTTTAATAACTGCGATCCTACAAACTCAAATGGTTTCCAATATGGCATATTTGGAAGTGCATTGGCAAATAATGTTGTCTCCTCAGATTTCCTGGAGAAGTATTTCTATTGTCTCTGGTGGGGCTTACAGAATTTGAG gATTTTGATCTATTTGTTCTACTTTGTAAATTTCAGTTCTTATGGTCAGAGTTTGAACACAACCACATTCATTGGGGAGACCATATTTGCCATACTCATTGCTATCTTGGGTCTGGTTTTGTTTGCTCATTTAATTGGAAACATGCAG ACCTATTTGCAATCCATCACTGTGAGATTGGAGGAGTGGAGACTTAAGCGGAGAGACACTGAGGAGTGGATGAGACATCGCCAACTCCCTCAAGATCTTCGAGAACGTGTTAGGCGATTTGTTCAATATAAATGGCTTGCAACTCgaggagttgatgaagaatCAATCTTATGTGCCCTACCTACAGATCTCCGAAGAGACATCCAACGCCACCTTTGCTTGGACCTTGTTCGACGG GTTCCATTTTTCTCACAAATGGATGATCAGCTGCTAGACGCCATATGTGAGCGCCTGGTATCCTCCTTAAGTACACAGGGAACCCTCATAGTTCGTGAAGGAGATCCTGTTACAGAGATGCTTTTTATTATAAGAGGAAGACTAGAAAGCTCAACTACAAATGGGGGCCGAAAAGGTTTCTTCAATTCAATCACTTTAAGACCAGGCGACTTCTGTGGTGAGGAGTTGCTTGCTTGGGCATTGCTTCCCAAGTCCACTGTCAACTTGCCTTCCTCTACAAGAACAGTCAAGTCCCTGGTTGAGGTTGAAGCCTTTGTATTGAGAGCTGAAGATTTAAAGTTTGTGGCCAATCAGTTCAGGCGCCTCCATAGCAGGAAGCTGCAACACACATTTCGTTTCTACTCCCACCACTGGAGGACATGGGCTGCTTGCTTCATTCAGGCGGCTTGGCGGCGGTTCAAGAAGAGGAAAATGGCTAGAAATCTTAGCACAATGGAGTCATTTTCATATACTAATTATGagcaagaagatgaagatcATAGAAGCTCTGAATCCTCATCTTCCGCTCATGCGAAGCAGCACCTGGGTGTTACAATATTGGCTTCAAGGTTTGCTAAAAATGCAAGGAGAGGAGCTCGGAAAATTAAGGATGTTGAATTGCCAAAGTTGCAAAAACCTGAGGAGCCTGACTTCTCAACAGAGCCAGATGAAGACTAG
- the LOC123200026 gene encoding protein BUD31 homolog 2: protein MPKVKTNRVQYPEGWELIEPTLRELQAKMREAENDPHDGKRKCEALWPIFKIAHQKSRYIFDLYHRRKEISKELYEFCLDQGYADRNLIAKWKKPGYERLCCLKCMQPRDHNFQTTCVCRVPKNLREEKVIECVHCGCRGCASGD, encoded by the exons ATGCCTAAGGTTAAGACAAACCGTGTCCAGTATCCAGAGGGCTGGGAATTAATTGAGCCTACTCTTCGTGAATTACAAGCCAAGATGAGAGAAG CTGAGAATGATCCACACGATGGCAAGAGGAAGTGTGAAGCACTATGGCCTATATTTAAAATAGCACATCAGAAGAGCCGATACATTTTTGACCTTTATCACCGGAGGAAGGAAATATCTAAAGAGCTTTATGAGTTCTGTTTGGACCAAGGCTATGCTGACCGCAATCTGATTGCAAAATGGAAGAAG CCAGGCTATGAACGTTTGTGTTGCTTAAAATGCATGCAGCCACGGGATCACAATTTCCAAACAACTTGCGTGTGTCGAGTACCCAAGAATCTTAGGGAGGAAAAGGTCATAGAGTGTGTCCATTGCGGTTGCAGGGGCTGTGCCAGCGGCGATTAA
- the LOC123199977 gene encoding probable cyclic nucleotide-gated ion channel 14 isoform X2, with product MEFNKEKLVRFYNDESLPVFKSSAPLSKTEGNMVERNRPSSKIPKFGGGFKVFPENIEPWRKRILDPGSEVILQWNRVFLFWCLVALFVDPLLFYLPSVEQNGNSSCMTTDLNLGITVTCFRTFADAFYLLHVFVKFRTAYVSPSSRVFGRGELVMDPKEISWRYMKSDFFIDVLAALPLPQIVIWFIIPAIRSSSADHTNNTLVLIVLLQYVPRLYLIFPLSSQIIKATGVVTKTAWAGAAYNLVLYMLASHVLGASWYLLSIERYATCWKSECRKEFSPAKCYLFYLDCGTLNDHDRQLWENGTVVFNNCDPTNSNGFQYGIFGSALANNVVSSDFLEKYFYCLWWGLQNLSSYGQSLNTTTFIGETIFAILIAILGLVLFAHLIGNMQTYLQSITVRLEEWRLKRRDTEEWMRHRQLPQDLRERVRRFVQYKWLATRGVDEESILCALPTDLRRDIQRHLCLDLVRRVPFFSQMDDQLLDAICERLVSSLSTQGTLIVREGDPVTEMLFIIRGRLESSTTNGGRKGFFNSITLRPGDFCGEELLAWALLPKSTVNLPSSTRTVKSLVEVEAFVLRAEDLKFVANQFRRLHSRKLQHTFRFYSHHWRTWAACFIQAAWRRFKKRKMARNLSTMESFSYTNYEQEDEDHRSSESSSSAHAKQHLGVTILASRFAKNARRGARKIKDVELPKLQKPEEPDFSTEPDED from the exons ATGGAGTTCAATAAAGAGAAGCTAGTgag GTTTTACAACGATGAGTCTTTGCCTGTGTTCAAATCATCTGCTCCTTTGTCGAAAACAGAAGGAAATATGGTTGAAAGAAACAGACCCTCTTCAAAAATTCCGAAATTTGGAGGAGGGTTCAAAGTTTTCCCTGAAAATATAGAGCCTTGGAGGAAGCGAATTCTTGATCCGGGAAGTGAAGTTATCTTACAGTGGAACAGGGTTTTTCTCTTCTGGTGCTTGGTAGCTTTATTTGTTGACCCATTGCTTTTTTATCTTCCTTCAGTGGAACAGAATGGTAACAGTTCATGTATGACAACTGATTTGAATTTGGGGATCACTGTGACTTGTTTCCGAACTTTTGCGGATGCCTTTTATCTGTTGCATGTGTTTGTAAAGTTTAGGACTGCTTATGTATCTCCTAGTTCAAGAGTTTTTGGAAGAGGTGAACTTGTTATGGATCCAAAGGAGATTTCATGGCGGTATATGAAATCGGATTTTTTCATAGATGTACTGGCAGCACTACCCCTTCCTCAG ATTGTCATATGGTTCATTATACCAGCAATCAGAAGCTCCTCCGCTGATCATACCAACAACACTCTTGTGTTGATTGTTCTGCTCCAATATGTTCCGCGCTTATATCTGATTTTCCCCTTAAGTTCCCAGATTATCAAAGCCACTGGAGTTGTCACAAAGACTGCTTGGGCTGGTGCTGCATATAATCTTGTTTTGTACATGTTGGCCAGTCAT GTCTTAGGAGCATCCTGGTATCTGTTGTCGATTGAACGGTATGCAACATGCTGGAAATCTGAATGCAGAAAGGAATTTAGTCCTGCAAAATGCTATCTTTTTTACTTGGATTGTGGCACACTGAATGATCATGATAGGCAGTTATGGGAAAATGGTACTGTTGTGTTTAATAACTGCGATCCTACAAACTCAAATGGTTTCCAATATGGCATATTTGGAAGTGCATTGGCAAATAATGTTGTCTCCTCAGATTTCCTGGAGAAGTATTTCTATTGTCTCTGGTGGGGCTTACAGAATTTGAG TTCTTATGGTCAGAGTTTGAACACAACCACATTCATTGGGGAGACCATATTTGCCATACTCATTGCTATCTTGGGTCTGGTTTTGTTTGCTCATTTAATTGGAAACATGCAG ACCTATTTGCAATCCATCACTGTGAGATTGGAGGAGTGGAGACTTAAGCGGAGAGACACTGAGGAGTGGATGAGACATCGCCAACTCCCTCAAGATCTTCGAGAACGTGTTAGGCGATTTGTTCAATATAAATGGCTTGCAACTCgaggagttgatgaagaatCAATCTTATGTGCCCTACCTACAGATCTCCGAAGAGACATCCAACGCCACCTTTGCTTGGACCTTGTTCGACGG GTTCCATTTTTCTCACAAATGGATGATCAGCTGCTAGACGCCATATGTGAGCGCCTGGTATCCTCCTTAAGTACACAGGGAACCCTCATAGTTCGTGAAGGAGATCCTGTTACAGAGATGCTTTTTATTATAAGAGGAAGACTAGAAAGCTCAACTACAAATGGGGGCCGAAAAGGTTTCTTCAATTCAATCACTTTAAGACCAGGCGACTTCTGTGGTGAGGAGTTGCTTGCTTGGGCATTGCTTCCCAAGTCCACTGTCAACTTGCCTTCCTCTACAAGAACAGTCAAGTCCCTGGTTGAGGTTGAAGCCTTTGTATTGAGAGCTGAAGATTTAAAGTTTGTGGCCAATCAGTTCAGGCGCCTCCATAGCAGGAAGCTGCAACACACATTTCGTTTCTACTCCCACCACTGGAGGACATGGGCTGCTTGCTTCATTCAGGCGGCTTGGCGGCGGTTCAAGAAGAGGAAAATGGCTAGAAATCTTAGCACAATGGAGTCATTTTCATATACTAATTATGagcaagaagatgaagatcATAGAAGCTCTGAATCCTCATCTTCCGCTCATGCGAAGCAGCACCTGGGTGTTACAATATTGGCTTCAAGGTTTGCTAAAAATGCAAGGAGAGGAGCTCGGAAAATTAAGGATGTTGAATTGCCAAAGTTGCAAAAACCTGAGGAGCCTGACTTCTCAACAGAGCCAGATGAAGACTAG
- the LOC123200701 gene encoding serine/arginine-rich splicing factor RSZ22-like, translating into MSRVYVGNLDSRATERDLEDEFRVFGVIRSVWVARRPPGYAFIDFDDYRDAQDAIRELDGKNGWRVELSHNSRGGGGGRGGGRGRSGGSDLKCYECGEPGHFARECRLRTGSGRRRSRSPRYRRSPSYGRRSHSPRGRSPRRRSFSPRGRSYSRSPPPYRGREELPYANGNGVRDRRRSRS; encoded by the exons ATGTCTCGCGTGTATGTTGGTAACTTGGATTCACGAGCCACTGAGCGGGATCTAGAAGACGAATTTCGTGTATTTGGAGTTATTCGAAG TGTTTGGGTTGCTCGAAGGCCTCCAGGTTATGCTTTTATTGACTTTGATGATTACAGGGATGCACAGGATGCTATTCGCGAATTAGACG GCAAGAATGGATGGAGGGTTGAGCTTTCTCACAACTCTAGAGGTGGAGGTGGTGGTCGCGGTGGGGGTCGTGGTCGATCTGGTGGTTCTGATTTGAAGTGCTATGAGTGTGGCGAGCCTGGTCATTTTGCACGTGAATGTCGACTACGTACTGGTTCAGGAAGACGTCGTAGCCGCAGCCCTAGATACCGCAGGAGTCCAAGTTATGGTAGAAG GAGTCACAGCCCTCGTGGGAGATCTCCAAGACGCCGCAGTTTCTCACCTCGTGGACGCAGTTATAGCAGGTCACCCCCACCATACCGCGGGCGTGAGGAGTTGCCTTATGCCAATGG AAATGGTGTAAGGGATCGTCGCCGCAGCAGGAGCTGA
- the LOC123200766 gene encoding ubiquitin carboxyl-terminal hydrolase 18-like, whose product MHVGGGITVDLNWFVQFILTSFLIFFGLLHLVKNTASKYFEVDANFEGTDRNRHDLMSSSIPIENDDFSCVVCANPGTKKCSRCKSVRYCSSTCQSTHWKSGHKTKCKDYGKVNSVQSVITNFGPKASCGGGKNINGIALVPAQGTCKVFKKPRKVLFPYDEFVKLFNWNKPGFPPCGLLNCGNSCFANVVLQCLTYTRPLVAYLLEKGHRRECRHDDWCFLCELQAHVEKACQSQHPFSPMSILSRLPNIGGNLGYGRQEDAHEFMRFAIDTMQSICLDEFGGEKVVKPSSQETTLIQHIFGGHLQSQVLCTKCGNISNQYENMMDLTVEIHGDAASLEECLEQFTAKEWLHGENMYKCDGCNDYVKAWKRLTVRHAPNILTIALKRFQSGRFGKLNKRVSFHETLDLSPYMSEEGGGADVYKLYAVVVHVDMLNASFFGHYICYVKDFSGNWYKVDDCKVMNVEMEEVLSQGAYMLLYSRVAPRSSYLTNGEPSMKDEQKAVNGELEPIANVDESFSPSELSNPITRSASSSTDDASHLRVSVSSDENKSSSAQVAIEDLEDVNMVNNNLSSSDRKYLSSCNGKINMALSSKAAREDLQEDTHMVDSGPYLSGYREFSVCDDDSHVAIDHEAIIGDSEDINMVDCDTDSFVATDIKICGCMCSCPGETSPARAHNLKSLVGENGNGVKRSEISEAN is encoded by the exons ATGCATGTCGGGGGAGGAATAACAGTGGATCTTAACTGGTTCGTGCAATTCATATTGACTTCGTTTTTAATCTTCTTTGGATTGCTTCACTTGGTCAAGAATACAGCATCTAAGTACTTCGAGGTAGACGCCAATTTCGAAGGCACCGATCGTAATCGCCACGACTTAATGTCCTCCTCGATTCCCATCGAAAACGACGATTTCTCTTGTGTCGTCTGCGCCAATCCCGGCACCAAAAAGTGCTCGCGTTGTAAATCGGTCAGATATTG CTCATCGACGTGCCAATCAACTCATTGGAAATCTGGTCACAAGACAAAATGCAAGGATTATGGCAAAGTAAATTCAGTGCAGTCTGTGATAACTAATTTTGGACCAAAAGCTTCTTGCGGTGGAGGTAAAAATATCAATGGAATCGCACTGGTTCCTGCCCAGGGAACCTGTAAGGTTTTTAAAAAACCTAGAAAG GTTCTTTTTCCATATGATGAATTTGTGAAGTTGTTCAATTGGAACAAGCCTGGATTCCCTCCTTGCGGGCTTTTAAATTGTGGAAACAG TTGCTTTGCAAATGTAGTTTTACAATGCCTTACATACACAAGACCTTTGGTTGCTTACTTGTTGGAGAAGGGCCATAGGAGAGAAT gtaGACATGATGATTGGTGCTTCCTATGTGAACTTCAGGCACATGTAGAAAAAGCATGCCAAAGTCAGCATCCCTTTTCACCAATGAGTATCCTCTCACGGTTACCTAACATTGGTGGTAATCTTGGTTATGGAAGACAGGAGGATGCTCACGAATTCATGAG GTTTGCCATCGATACAATGCAATCAATTTGCCTTGATGAATTTGGTGGAGAAAAAGTTGTTAAACCGAGCTCTCAAGAGACAACACTTATCCAACATATATTTGGTGGCCACCTTCAATCACAG GTGTTATGTACAAAATGCGGTAACATTTCAAatcaatatgaaaatatgatggATCTGACTGTCGAAATTCATGGAGATGCTGCATCATTGGAAGAATGCCTGGAACAATTCACTGCCAAAGAGTGGCTTCATGGAGAGAATATGTATAAATGTGATGG ATGCAATGACTATGTGAAGGCATGGAAGCGTCTTACTGTTCGACATGCACCAAACATTCTCACAATTGCCTTGAAGAGGTTTCAG AGTGGGAGGTTTGGGAAACTGAACAAAAGAGTGAGTTTTCATGAGACTTTGGATCTTAGCCCTTACATGAGTGAAGAAGGAGGTGGTGCAGATGTCTACAAGCTTTATGCAGTTGTTGTCCATGTGGACATGCTGAATGCATCTTTTTTTGGCCATTACATATGCTATGTCAAGGATTTCAGTGGAAACTGGTACAAAGTTGATGACTGCAAG GTTATGAATGTGGAAATGGAAGAAGTACTTTCTCAGGGAGCATATATGCTTTTATACAGCAG AGTTGCTCCACGGTCTTCATATTTAACTAATGGGGAACCTTCGATGAAGGATGAGCAGAAAGCAGTGAATGGGGAATTGGAGCCTATTGCAAATGTAGATGAAAGCTTCTCTCCCAGTGAGTTGAGTAATCCCATTACTAGGTCCGCATCCTCTTCAACCGATGATGCTTCACACTTGAGGGTTTCTGTTTCCAGTGATGAAAACAAGTCATCTTCTGCTCAAGTTGCAATAGAAGATCTGGAGGATGTCAATATGGTTAATAACAACTTAAGTTCATCTGACAGGAAATATCTGTCTAGCTGCAATGGAAAAATAAACATGGCATTAAGTTCCAAAGCTGCTAGGGAAGATCTGCAGGAGGACACACACATGGTTGATTCTGGACCTTATTTATCTGGTTATAGAGAGTTTTCTGTCTGTGATGATGATTCACATGTAGCAATTGATCATGAAGCAATCATAGGAGATTCAGAAGATATAAATATGGTCGATTGTGATACAGATTCATTTGTTGCAACGGATATTAAAATTTGCGGTTGTATGTGTTCATGTCCAGGTGAGACATCTCCAGCTAGAGCTCACAATCTGAAAAGTTTGGTTGGTGAGAATGGTAATGGAGTCAAGAGAAGTGAAATATCAGAGGCAAATTAG
- the LOC123199910 gene encoding probable xyloglucan glycosyltransferase 5, with the protein MAPKLDFSDWWGKDARKGTPVVVTMENPNYSVVEIDGPDAAFRPVEKSRGKNAKQVTWVLLLKAHRAVGCVAWLATVLWALLGAIKKRLIFRQGVTMDSEKLGKGKLLFRVIKVFLVTSLAILAFEVVAYFKGWHYFRNPHLHMPGTSDIQGLLHLVYVGWLTFRADYIAPPIQALSKFCVVLFIIQSLDRLVLCLGCFWIKFKKIKPRIEGDPFKSDDPEGSGYEYPMVLVQIPMCNEREVYEQSISAVCQLDWPKDRILIQVLDDSDDESIQWLIKAEVSKWSQKGINIIYRHRLVRTGYKAGNLKSAMSCDYVKEYEFVAIFDADFQPNPDFLKSTVPHFEDNPELGLVQARWSFVNKDENLLTRLQNINLCFHFEVEQQVNGVFLNFFGFNGTAGVWRVKALEESGGWLERTTVEDMDIAVRAHLNGWKFIFLNDVKVLCEVPESYEAYRKQQHRWHSGPMQLFRLCLPAIITSKIAVWKKANLILLFFLLRKLILPFYSFTLFCIILPVTMFVPEAELPVWVICYVPVFMSFLNILPAPKSFPFIVPYLLFENTMSVTKFNAMVSGLFQLGSSYEWVVTKKAGRSSESDLLAAAEREAKTMNQPQMYRGASESELSELNQLKEQKQSAAAPKNKVNKIYRKELTLAFLLLTASVRSLLAAQGVHFYFLLFQGVTFLLVGLDLIGEQMS; encoded by the exons ATGGCTCCAAAGTTGGATTTTTCAGATTGGTGGGGGAAGGACGCAAGAAAGGGAACACCAGTGGTGGTTACAATGGAGAATCCTAATTACTCAGTTGTGGAAATCGACGGTCCAGATGCTGCATTCAGGCCAGTTGAAAAGAGTAGAGGCAAGAATGCTAAACAAGTTACATGGGTTCTGCTTCTCAAAGCTCATCGTGCTGTCGGTTGTGTGGCTTGGTTAGCTACAGTTCTCTGGGCTTTACTTGGTGCCATTAAGAAAAGGCTCATCTTTAGGCAAGGAGTAACAATGGATAGTGAGAAGTTGGGTAAAGGGAAGTTGCTCTTTAGAGTCATTAAAGTGTTTTTAGTGACTTCTTTGGCAATTCTTGCTTTTGAAGTGGTTGCTTATTTCAAAGGGTGGCATTATTTTAGAAATCCCCATTTGCACATGCCTGGAACCAGTGATATTCAGGGCCTGCTTCATTTGGTTTATGTTGGCTGGTTGACATTTCGGGCTGATTACATTGCTCCCCCAATTCAAGCACTCTCTAaattttgtgttgttttatTCATCATCCAATCTCTGGATCGACTGGTGCTTTGCTTGGGTTGCTTTTGGATTAAATTCAAGAAGATTAAACCTAGGATCGAAGGGGATCCATTCAAGTCCGATGATCCTGAGGGATCAGGTTATGAGTACCCCATGGTGCTTGTTCAAATCCCCATGTGTAATGAGAGAGAG GTATATGAGCAGTCTATCTCTGCAGTCTGCCAGCTTGATTGGCCAAAGGATCGTATACTGATTCAAGTTCTTGATGATTCTGATGATGAAAGCATCCAATGGTTAATTAAGGCAGAGGTTTCAAAGTGGAGCCAGAAGGGTATCAACATAATTTACAGGCATCGCTTGGTTAGAACTGGTTACAAAGCTGGGAATCTTAAGTCTGCAATGAGCTGTGATTATGTGAAGGAGTATGAGTTTGTAGCTATCTTTGATGCAGATTTCCAACCTAATCCAGATTTTCTTAAAAGTACAGTGCCACATTTTGAG GACAATCCAGAGTTAGGTTTGGTTCAGGCTAGATGGTCCTTTGTGAACAAGGATGAGAACTTGCTGACTCGTCTCCAAAACATCAACTTGTGTTTTCATTTTGAGGTGGAACAACAGGTTAATGGCGTTTTTCTGAACTTTTTTGGTTTCAATGGAACAGCTGGTGTCTGGAGAGTTAAAGCCCTTGAGGAATCTGGTGGCTGGCTTGAAAGAACAACTGTAGAGGATATGGACATTGCTGTTCGTGCACATCTCAATGGCTGGAAATTCATCTTTCTTAACGATGTGAAG GTCCTTTGTGAAGTCCCCGAGTCCTATGAAGCTTACAGAAAGCAGCAACATCGCTGGCATTCTGGACCTATGCAACTTTTCCGCCTCTGTCTTCCTGCAATTATAACTTCTAAG ATAGCAGTATGGAAGAAAGCGAACTTAATACTGCTGTTCTTTCTGTTGAGAAAACTTATTCTTCCTTTCTATTCCTTCACATTGTTCTGCATAATCCTTCCTGTAACCATGTTTGTCCCAGAGGCTGAGCTTCCTGTGTGGGTCATTTGTTATGTTCCTGTTTTCATGTCATTCCTCAACATTCTTCCTGCCCCAAAATCTTTCCCTTTCATTGTCCCTTACCTCCTATTTGAAAACACCATGTCTGTGACCAAATTCAATGCCATGGTCTCTGGTTTATTCCAGTTGGGTAGTTCATATGAGTGGGTTGTCACCAAGAAGGCTGGCAGGTCATCAGAATCTGACTTGCTAGCCGCTGCTGAGAGAGAAGCAAAGACAATGAACCAGCCACAGATGTACCGAGGAGCTTCTGAGAGTGAGCTTTCTGAGTTGAACCAATTAAAGGAGCAAAAGCAATCTGCTGCTGCACCTAAAAATAAGGTCAACAAGATATACAGGAAAGAGCTTACTCTAGCATTCCTCCTACTCACTGCCTCTGTCAGGAGCCTGCTAGCGGCCCAAGGAGTGCACTTCTACTTCTTGCTCTTCCAAGGAGTGACCTTCCTCCTTGTGGGACTTGATCTGATTGGTGAGCAGATGAGCTGA